Proteins encoded within one genomic window of Halodesulfovibrio sp.:
- a CDS encoding BMC domain-containing protein → MRFQGENALGLIETLGMVPALYAADTMLKAANVELISYENIGSTLVTIMVKGDVAAVQAAVDAGAVAAEEIGKLTAKNVIARPEPRVGDIVSVHDIDVE, encoded by the coding sequence ATGCGTTTCCAAGGCGAAAATGCATTGGGTCTCATTGAAACTCTGGGCATGGTTCCGGCGTTATATGCAGCAGACACAATGTTGAAAGCGGCTAATGTTGAATTGATTTCATACGAAAATATTGGCTCTACCCTCGTTACCATCATGGTAAAGGGTGATGTTGCGGCTGTTCAGGCTGCTGTAGATGCTGGTGCAGTTGCCGCTGAAGAGATCGGAAAACTGACTGCTAAAAACGTGATTGCACGTCCTGAGCCACGCGTTGGCGACATCGTATCCGTGCACGACATTGATGTGGAGTAA
- a CDS encoding DEAD/DEAH box helicase: protein MSLPFEDRFKVRVPEPRPVYLGVDSLVHRCKRKWVERKFQVERLMERAATIVAVSEQLDASDDALRARLEELRFEYRETLEPDSELVDAILAHVCELSFRTVGMRPYPVQLVGAIVIHDGALAEMATGEGKSLSSAVAAILMASAGKPVHVLTSNDYLAQRDAEEMTPLFEGCGLRVGFVTGDTPHPERSQAYVPEVVYTTGKELLGDYLRDRIKIGKKGDDLSRAIVHTLMPNRSEQDGLALRGLYAVIIDEADSVLVDEAVTPLIISVPQENMTLEGATLAAYQGAKELKKDEHYTINWQYREVVWTQKGREKVREIAATLPTIWQGTERSKELLNLALQAREMFIKDEHYVVLDGKIVLLDTLTGRLTPLKNLSIGLHQALEAKEEVAISAPTKTLAKMSYQRFFRLFTKIGGMSGTVKEAGGEFWSIYHMPFVRIPTHRPIQRKELPWRFFLTSESKLSAIVEEVKSIHATGQPLLIGTRTVHMSETLAEKFQQAGLEYEVLNAVRHEEEARIVADGGKKNALTIATNMAGRGTDIKLQEGVVKLGGLFVISVEPQDSARVDRQLFGRSGRQGDPGSVLIYASLEDALFVRILPRFVVTSFKSFCSAHTYKASWFLRRVVTFLQQVSEHRSAKQRLAILRSDDWLDKHLSLPGG, encoded by the coding sequence GTGAGTCTTCCCTTTGAAGATCGTTTTAAGGTTCGTGTACCTGAACCGCGCCCCGTGTATTTGGGGGTGGATTCCCTTGTGCATCGCTGCAAAAGAAAATGGGTGGAGCGAAAATTCCAAGTCGAACGACTTATGGAGCGGGCTGCAACCATTGTTGCTGTATCTGAACAACTCGATGCGTCTGATGATGCGCTTAGAGCACGGCTTGAAGAGTTACGCTTTGAATATCGCGAAACACTGGAGCCGGATTCAGAATTGGTCGATGCTATTCTGGCGCATGTGTGCGAATTGAGTTTTCGTACAGTCGGTATGCGCCCGTATCCGGTGCAACTTGTCGGAGCCATAGTTATTCATGATGGTGCGCTGGCAGAAATGGCTACAGGTGAAGGAAAAAGTCTTTCATCAGCTGTTGCCGCTATTTTGATGGCTTCTGCCGGAAAGCCTGTTCATGTTCTTACCTCCAACGATTATCTGGCACAGCGCGATGCTGAAGAAATGACTCCGCTGTTCGAAGGATGCGGGTTGCGTGTAGGATTCGTTACCGGCGATACCCCGCATCCAGAGCGTTCACAGGCGTATGTGCCAGAGGTGGTTTATACGACTGGTAAGGAACTGCTTGGTGATTATCTTCGTGATCGTATTAAGATTGGAAAAAAAGGGGACGACTTAAGTCGTGCAATCGTTCACACGTTGATGCCGAATCGTTCAGAACAGGATGGTTTGGCGTTGCGAGGGTTGTATGCTGTCATAATTGATGAAGCAGACAGTGTGCTCGTGGATGAGGCAGTAACTCCACTTATTATTTCTGTGCCGCAGGAGAATATGACTCTTGAAGGAGCCACCCTTGCTGCATATCAAGGTGCTAAAGAGCTTAAAAAAGATGAGCACTATACGATTAACTGGCAATACAGAGAGGTGGTATGGACTCAGAAAGGGCGGGAAAAGGTTCGTGAAATTGCTGCAACGCTGCCGACAATATGGCAGGGCACCGAACGTAGTAAAGAGCTTCTCAATCTTGCTCTTCAAGCACGGGAGATGTTCATCAAGGATGAGCATTATGTCGTGCTAGACGGAAAAATTGTTCTGCTCGACACCCTTACTGGACGTCTTACACCTCTTAAAAATTTGAGTATAGGTCTGCATCAAGCTCTTGAGGCAAAAGAAGAAGTTGCGATTTCTGCGCCTACCAAGACTCTTGCTAAAATGAGCTACCAGCGATTTTTTAGGCTGTTCACAAAAATAGGTGGCATGAGCGGGACAGTGAAAGAAGCGGGCGGTGAGTTCTGGAGCATCTACCATATGCCTTTTGTACGTATTCCAACGCATCGACCAATCCAGCGCAAGGAATTGCCATGGCGTTTCTTTCTTACGTCTGAGAGTAAGCTGTCTGCCATTGTGGAGGAAGTGAAAAGCATTCATGCCACGGGTCAACCATTGCTTATTGGCACTCGTACTGTGCATATGAGTGAAACTCTGGCTGAGAAATTTCAGCAGGCAGGGCTTGAATATGAAGTGCTGAATGCGGTGCGCCATGAGGAAGAGGCTCGGATTGTCGCCGACGGTGGTAAGAAGAATGCTTTGACCATTGCGACAAACATGGCTGGACGCGGGACGGATATCAAGCTTCAGGAAGGTGTTGTTAAGCTTGGTGGCTTATTTGTCATTTCCGTTGAACCGCAGGACAGCGCGCGGGTTGATCGTCAGCTCTTTGGTCGTTCCGGCAGGCAGGGTGATCCGGGAAGTGTGCTCATCTATGCCTCACTTGAGGATGCGTTGTTTGTTCGAATTCTTCCTCGTTTTGTTGTCACCTCATTTAAGTCATTTTGTTCTGCACATACGTATAAAGCGAGTTGGTTCTTAAGGCGGGTGGTAACTTTTCTGCAACAGGTTTCTGAACACCGAAGCGCCAAGCAGAGACTTGCTATTTTGCGTAGTGACGACTGGCTGGATAAACACCTTTCGCTACCCGGAGGATAA
- a CDS encoding DUF3467 domain-containing protein, whose product MEEKKNGQEIKDENLQGVENPDAVAGKIIWDDRNMKSEYANIANVATTSDEIMLLFGTSQAWNNAQKDVLVSLSDRIIMTPATAKRFHAVLTKTLEEFEKKNAE is encoded by the coding sequence ATGGAAGAAAAAAAGAACGGACAAGAAATAAAAGACGAGAACCTTCAGGGTGTTGAAAATCCAGATGCTGTTGCTGGCAAGATTATTTGGGATGATCGCAACATGAAAAGCGAATACGCTAACATTGCTAACGTTGCTACAACCAGTGATGAAATTATGTTGCTTTTCGGTACCAGTCAGGCTTGGAATAATGCACAGAAAGATGTTCTTGTGAGCCTTTCTGATCGAATTATCATGACCCCTGCAACTGCTAAGCGTTTTCATGCTGTACTCACCAAGACTTTGGAAGAGTTCGAAAAGAAAAACGCTGAATAG
- a CDS encoding efflux RND transporter periplasmic adaptor subunit has product MAKVTQELREFVNSLADLARSGADVKIFWEQYVRQFAAMCGADKAILAGKVGDYWKVAHAWVPPEKNWPMTEALATLAETALRESTATGRVGNDVVLAIRIDVGPQEAPPVLLACLAPEVVSLPDPSSLLLAASIPSFFQISRQYKQARHDVVFMGELFQLVGDVAKDEKFKLAVMRMCNSCAALFRCGQVSIGWLNGKKIKIKAISNLESFEEKAKAVWELEAAMEEAAIQEAEIVWPRKEGSSSAVRAHETYAGLRRVGNLVSLPIRCDGETIGVMTCEREGVPFSDDEVWRLRLLLEQTSLWLSRLELQDKWLGARIWSKVTDFGKKLISPEGTCKKFAFIAALALIVYLFAGVWPHSVDGTFILKAQNSIHVTAPVDGYIDNAPVEPGDVVAAGDLLLELDTRELLLDQSEVVAKLARHRHEAEKARASKSLADMRIAKAMEEEAFAEMERIAFYLKQAKVAAPFDGVVASGDLRTRIGAPVRQGEELMTVASLENLYAEIAVNEKEISEIRPGFEADISFVGNPEQKYRVRVEKIVPLAIVDKGANVFMVQAKLMDERLSWWRPGMSGVAKFDVGYRSPWWILTHDAIDYLQLHFWM; this is encoded by the coding sequence ATGGCAAAAGTCACACAGGAATTGCGGGAGTTTGTAAATTCTCTTGCTGATCTTGCCCGATCAGGGGCTGATGTTAAGATTTTTTGGGAACAGTATGTACGCCAATTTGCAGCCATGTGCGGTGCAGACAAGGCGATTCTGGCAGGAAAGGTCGGAGATTACTGGAAGGTAGCGCACGCATGGGTTCCACCGGAAAAAAATTGGCCTATGACGGAGGCGCTGGCGACTCTTGCTGAGACTGCCCTGCGCGAAAGTACTGCCACGGGCAGGGTTGGGAATGATGTAGTGCTTGCCATCCGTATTGACGTAGGCCCGCAGGAAGCACCACCAGTTTTGCTCGCATGCCTCGCACCGGAAGTTGTGTCTCTGCCGGACCCGTCCTCTCTTTTACTTGCTGCATCTATCCCTTCATTCTTTCAAATTTCCCGACAGTACAAGCAAGCTCGCCATGATGTTGTGTTCATGGGGGAACTCTTTCAACTTGTGGGCGATGTAGCAAAAGACGAAAAATTCAAGCTGGCAGTTATGCGTATGTGTAACTCCTGCGCTGCGTTGTTTCGCTGTGGGCAAGTGAGCATCGGCTGGTTGAATGGTAAGAAAATTAAAATCAAAGCCATCAGCAACCTTGAGTCATTTGAAGAGAAAGCGAAAGCTGTATGGGAGCTTGAGGCAGCTATGGAAGAAGCTGCTATTCAGGAGGCTGAAATTGTATGGCCGCGTAAAGAAGGTTCTTCGTCAGCTGTCCGTGCGCACGAGACATATGCCGGTCTTCGGCGAGTGGGGAACCTTGTTTCGTTACCGATACGTTGCGATGGCGAAACAATAGGCGTCATGACCTGTGAGCGAGAAGGTGTACCATTCAGCGATGATGAAGTTTGGCGTTTGCGACTGTTGCTTGAGCAAACATCACTCTGGCTGAGTCGTTTAGAATTGCAGGATAAATGGCTTGGTGCGCGCATTTGGTCTAAGGTTACTGATTTCGGTAAAAAGCTGATTAGCCCCGAAGGGACATGTAAAAAATTTGCGTTCATAGCTGCGTTGGCGCTCATTGTGTATCTTTTTGCCGGAGTTTGGCCTCATTCGGTAGATGGAACATTCATATTGAAAGCGCAGAACTCCATACATGTAACTGCTCCGGTGGATGGATATATCGATAACGCCCCTGTTGAACCCGGAGACGTTGTGGCTGCCGGTGATTTATTACTGGAACTTGATACCCGCGAGTTGCTGTTAGATCAGTCCGAGGTTGTGGCTAAGCTTGCACGCCATCGGCATGAAGCAGAGAAGGCTAGAGCGTCTAAGTCGCTTGCTGACATGCGTATCGCCAAGGCAATGGAAGAAGAAGCTTTTGCTGAAATGGAGCGCATCGCGTTTTATTTAAAGCAGGCTAAGGTTGCTGCTCCATTTGATGGTGTTGTCGCATCTGGGGATTTACGTACCCGTATAGGTGCACCCGTCAGGCAGGGGGAAGAACTTATGACTGTTGCTTCTCTGGAAAATTTATACGCTGAAATAGCCGTCAACGAAAAAGAGATCAGTGAGATTCGTCCCGGATTTGAGGCAGACATTTCGTTTGTAGGTAATCCTGAGCAAAAATATCGTGTGCGCGTAGAAAAAATTGTCCCTCTTGCGATAGTAGATAAGGGCGCAAACGTATTTATGGTTCAGGCTAAGCTCATGGATGAACGATTAAGCTGGTGGCGTCCGGGGATGAGCGGCGTAGCAAAATTTGATGTGGGATACCGTTCTCCGTGGTGGATTTTAACCCATGACGCTATAGATTATCTGCAACTGCATTTCTGGATGTAA
- a CDS encoding aldehyde dehydrogenase family protein produces MTIIDNDLLSIQEARILAENAYEAQKQLATFSQENLDVIVESMANELEKHTQALAILSHEETDFGDWQHKLIKNEFVCGFARRNLRGLRCVGIIGEDREKQTKDVGVPVGVIAALCPATSPVSTTIYNALIAIKSGNAIVFSPHPRAQKTISKTLDIMIEVAHKHGLPEGALTYMKTVAAIGTIELMKHKLVSLVLNTGVPGMLEAASTSGKPFIYGGAGNGPAFVERTADIQQAAKDIIASKTFDHGVVSAAGQSVVVDGCVAAEVKSALQSNGAYFMSEQEAEKLGSLLFYSDGKPNHDLIGIPAVKIAQKVGFIVPDNTTVLIAERKYVSEFDPYSREKLCPVLGFYIEPDWMHACEKCIELLLSDRCGHTLVIHSKDENVINQFALKKPVGRVLVNTPAAFGSMGATTNLFPSMMLGSGSAGKGFTSDNVSPMNLIYIRKVGYGVRNIESIGAEIFPKRAQAAQVEQPAVSGNFSTSSLQAVHRILKEAIGEL; encoded by the coding sequence ATGACAATTATCGACAATGATCTGCTCTCGATACAGGAAGCCAGAATTCTGGCAGAAAATGCGTACGAAGCTCAAAAGCAACTTGCGACATTTTCGCAGGAAAACCTCGATGTTATTGTTGAGAGTATGGCCAATGAACTTGAAAAGCACACGCAGGCTCTTGCCATTTTGTCTCATGAAGAGACGGACTTCGGCGATTGGCAGCATAAGCTTATTAAAAATGAATTTGTCTGTGGTTTTGCCCGCAGGAATTTAAGAGGGCTGCGCTGTGTGGGTATCATTGGTGAAGACCGTGAAAAACAAACAAAGGACGTCGGGGTTCCTGTAGGTGTTATTGCTGCGTTGTGTCCGGCTACAAGTCCGGTTTCAACGACAATTTATAATGCACTGATTGCAATCAAGTCGGGTAATGCAATTGTCTTTTCTCCTCACCCGAGGGCGCAAAAAACAATCAGTAAAACCCTCGATATTATGATTGAGGTTGCTCATAAGCACGGGCTTCCAGAAGGCGCACTGACCTACATGAAAACAGTTGCCGCTATCGGAACTATCGAGCTTATGAAGCATAAATTAGTTTCGCTTGTTCTGAATACCGGCGTTCCCGGTATGCTTGAGGCTGCAAGTACATCCGGTAAACCGTTTATTTACGGTGGCGCTGGTAATGGTCCGGCATTTGTCGAACGCACTGCGGATATTCAGCAAGCAGCTAAAGATATTATTGCCAGTAAAACGTTCGATCATGGCGTTGTTTCAGCCGCCGGACAGTCTGTTGTTGTCGATGGCTGTGTTGCAGCAGAAGTGAAAAGTGCACTGCAAAGCAATGGTGCATATTTCATGTCTGAGCAAGAGGCGGAAAAATTAGGCTCTTTACTTTTTTATTCCGATGGAAAACCGAATCATGATCTAATTGGAATACCGGCTGTAAAAATTGCACAAAAAGTCGGTTTTATAGTGCCGGATAACACTACCGTTTTAATCGCAGAGCGAAAGTATGTGTCTGAATTTGACCCTTACTCCCGCGAAAAGCTGTGCCCTGTTCTTGGTTTTTATATTGAGCCGGACTGGATGCATGCATGCGAAAAATGCATAGAGTTGCTGCTTAGCGATCGCTGCGGGCACACTCTGGTTATCCATTCCAAAGATGAAAATGTGATCAATCAGTTTGCGCTGAAAAAGCCGGTCGGCAGGGTTCTTGTTAACACCCCTGCGGCATTCGGTAGCATGGGCGCAACAACAAATCTGTTCCCATCAATGATGTTGGGCAGTGGATCAGCAGGCAAGGGATTCACTTCAGATAACGTATCGCCGATGAACCTGATTTATATTCGCAAAGTTGGATACGGCGTGCGGAATATAGAATCAATCGGTGCAGAAATTTTCCCAAAACGAGCACAGGCTGCACAAGTAGAGCAGCCAGCAGTTAGCGGTAATTTCAGTACCAGTTCATTGCAGGCAGTACATCGCATTTTGAAAGAGGCTATTGGAGAGCTGTAA
- the eutM gene encoding ethanolamine utilization microcompartment protein EutM, giving the protein MSKNDALGMVETRGLVGSIEAADAMVKAANVTLVGKEYIGAGLVTVMVRGDVGAVKAATDAGAAAAQRVGEVVSIHVIPRPHTDVETVLPANAKK; this is encoded by the coding sequence ATGAGTAAAAATGATGCGTTAGGTATGGTTGAAACAAGGGGTTTGGTTGGTTCTATTGAAGCAGCTGACGCTATGGTGAAAGCAGCAAACGTTACTCTGGTGGGTAAAGAATACATTGGAGCAGGCTTAGTGACTGTAATGGTCAGAGGCGACGTTGGTGCGGTTAAAGCTGCGACAGATGCAGGTGCTGCAGCAGCTCAGCGTGTAGGGGAAGTGGTTTCTATCCATGTTATCCCACGTCCTCATACCGATGTTGAAACCGTTCTCCCTGCTAACGCTAAAAAATAA
- a CDS encoding site-2 protease family protein — translation MGKTFSENWHRVSKVRACLRPTVSARLQNYRGEDWYVLHDPFTGNFFRLTPTYYDFLIRLDFTQTIEEAWLKALEENPEHGPGQEDVISMLIELSKANLIYFEEEADTAKLFEQQDEKERKARRQKWMNILFIRFGLFNPDGMLSALMPLWKVLISVVGAIIWFLVVCCGVFVAFQYANEIGYGASSVLEPDNLIPLYAGLVLLKIVHETGHAAMCKRFGGHVTSVGIMFLFFAPLPYVDATSSWALNNKWQRMLVSAAGILVELFMGAVCCMVWAWSPPGLVHTIAFNMMCAATVSTLLFNANPLMRFDGYYILVDFLEVPNIYQRSRDHVFNLCKKYLFRVRGVKLAHRSQGEGFWMTAYGISSSVYRVFLVLGISMFLADNYFIVGLLVGAFMVASSIAKPLFGFIKFLVKSPSLRGVRTRALLLTTTGFGAVLLFVVMVPLPYDIIASGVLESREAHSVIVNSAGQVVDLCATPGKKVEKGQVLVLLSSPEIDFQIQKARTQLKQLAILKKQDISRMGLDRAPVEKRRQALVELIRQLGIRKQNLVIRAGRDGLWVLPDAETIRNQWLAKGHNLGRIISTDDFRFNAVIPQEDASSLFDGEIRAVSIRIKGQADTELKSTHWKLLPHYHEELPSAALGWMGGGDIPLASQASEGVRAAEPFYLLEVDTLVPDVVSVAEGRIGKAGIEMAPRSLAERLSLYVKQFLQKRYQL, via the coding sequence ATGGGAAAAACATTTAGCGAAAACTGGCATAGGGTCAGCAAGGTTCGCGCCTGTTTGCGACCGACTGTTAGCGCCAGACTCCAAAACTATCGCGGGGAAGACTGGTATGTGTTGCATGACCCATTTACCGGTAATTTTTTTCGTCTGACTCCTACCTATTATGATTTTCTGATTCGTCTTGATTTTACTCAGACTATTGAAGAAGCATGGCTGAAGGCTTTGGAGGAGAATCCGGAGCATGGTCCGGGGCAGGAAGATGTAATTTCCATGCTTATTGAGCTGTCCAAGGCTAATCTCATTTACTTTGAAGAAGAAGCTGATACCGCAAAGCTTTTTGAACAGCAGGACGAAAAAGAACGCAAGGCGCGGCGTCAAAAATGGATGAACATCCTTTTTATCCGCTTTGGATTATTCAATCCTGATGGCATGTTAAGTGCTCTTATGCCGCTGTGGAAAGTGCTCATTAGTGTGGTTGGAGCAATAATCTGGTTTCTTGTTGTATGTTGTGGTGTCTTTGTTGCTTTTCAATATGCAAACGAGATCGGGTACGGCGCATCGTCTGTTCTGGAACCTGATAACTTGATTCCTCTCTATGCCGGACTGGTGCTGCTTAAAATTGTTCATGAGACCGGACACGCTGCCATGTGCAAGCGGTTTGGCGGGCATGTCACGTCAGTCGGGATAATGTTTTTATTTTTTGCTCCGTTGCCGTACGTGGATGCGACTTCTTCATGGGCATTGAACAATAAATGGCAGCGCATGCTGGTGAGTGCTGCTGGTATCCTTGTAGAGCTATTCATGGGAGCAGTTTGTTGCATGGTGTGGGCATGGTCACCACCGGGGCTTGTGCATACAATCGCCTTTAACATGATGTGTGCCGCTACCGTCTCGACCTTGCTATTTAACGCTAACCCATTAATGCGATTTGATGGGTACTATATTTTAGTCGATTTTCTGGAAGTTCCGAATATCTACCAGCGTAGCCGCGATCATGTGTTCAACCTCTGTAAGAAGTATTTGTTCAGAGTGCGCGGAGTAAAGCTTGCCCACCGCTCGCAGGGTGAAGGCTTCTGGATGACAGCTTACGGTATTTCCAGTTCCGTGTATCGAGTTTTTCTGGTGCTTGGCATCAGCATGTTCCTTGCTGATAACTACTTTATTGTCGGGTTGCTGGTAGGTGCATTCATGGTAGCTTCCAGTATTGCTAAGCCACTTTTCGGATTCATAAAGTTTCTTGTTAAAAGCCCATCGCTGCGCGGGGTGAGAACTCGTGCGTTGTTGCTTACGACCACGGGATTTGGGGCGGTGTTGCTCTTTGTAGTTATGGTTCCGCTGCCATATGACATTATAGCTTCTGGCGTGCTTGAATCTCGCGAAGCTCATAGCGTCATCGTTAACTCAGCCGGACAAGTTGTAGATCTGTGCGCTACCCCTGGAAAAAAGGTGGAAAAAGGGCAAGTGCTTGTTTTGCTGTCGAGTCCTGAAATTGACTTCCAAATACAAAAGGCGCGGACGCAGCTGAAGCAGTTAGCCATTCTTAAAAAGCAGGATATCAGTCGTATGGGGCTGGATCGTGCGCCTGTTGAGAAGCGCAGGCAAGCTCTTGTAGAGCTGATTAGGCAGCTTGGGATTAGGAAACAGAATCTGGTAATAAGAGCAGGACGCGACGGACTTTGGGTTTTGCCGGATGCAGAAACTATTCGTAACCAATGGTTGGCTAAGGGGCATAATTTAGGACGGATTATTTCGACCGATGACTTCCGGTTTAACGCTGTTATTCCTCAGGAAGATGCGTCCTCACTGTTTGATGGAGAAATCCGCGCTGTCAGCATTAGAATTAAAGGGCAAGCTGATACGGAACTTAAGTCGACACACTGGAAGTTGTTACCACATTACCACGAAGAGTTACCTTCCGCTGCACTTGGCTGGATGGGGGGCGGTGACATTCCACTCGCGTCGCAAGCTAGCGAAGGTGTGAGGGCTGCCGAGCCGTTTTATCTGCTGGAGGTGGATACGCTTGTTCCTGATGTTGTCTCGGTGGCTGAGGGGCGCATTGGAAAAGCTGGTATTGAAATGGCACCGCGGTCTCTGGCGGAACGATTGTCGCTATACGTAAAGCAGTTCTTGCAGAAGAGGTATCAGCTGTGA
- a CDS encoding BMC domain-containing protein — translation MSRAGALGLVEAFGLVLVVEAADAMLKAANVELVGYENTASGYISVLVQGDVSACNSAVEAGVAAVERLGGEVYSSVVIPSPHKDLFKITDRYSLDKLLPA, via the coding sequence ATGAGTAGAGCAGGCGCACTGGGTTTAGTGGAAGCTTTTGGTCTTGTTTTAGTAGTAGAAGCGGCGGACGCAATGCTCAAAGCAGCTAACGTTGAGTTGGTTGGCTACGAGAACACCGCTTCTGGTTACATCTCTGTTTTGGTTCAGGGTGATGTTTCTGCATGTAACTCTGCTGTAGAAGCAGGCGTGGCTGCTGTGGAAAGACTTGGCGGCGAAGTTTACAGCTCCGTTGTTATTCCGTCACCACACAAAGACTTGTTCAAAATTACAGATCGTTACTCTTTGGATAAATTACTTCCAGCGTAA
- a CDS encoding efflux RND transporter periplasmic adaptor subunit, which translates to MLVRFRLALLLFLLFCSVSTAVAEVLSVQGFTEPFYDVQLGLPEAGQVANIAVREGDLVKKGEVLLYLDKEIQELDVAQIRLKLNSNAELEYAEKRVELLRRQYESAETLFQDGAASREDFETKQLDHAEAASEAARLKMLKKLEKIELKLAKQKLQRRILTAPFSGHVASIVKEPGESVQAQEPLVRMVDAGRGRFVGSAEESVGKQYAVNQNVCLELTDSDFDPIPAKIIFLSPTIDTASGFMEIKAEFDNKEAMFRLGGSAKLFAMQNGQCLKRQ; encoded by the coding sequence ATGTTAGTACGTTTTCGCTTAGCGCTATTGCTCTTTTTGCTGTTTTGTTCCGTAAGCACAGCAGTTGCAGAAGTCTTGTCTGTGCAAGGATTTACTGAACCCTTCTACGACGTTCAGCTGGGGCTGCCCGAAGCAGGGCAGGTCGCTAACATTGCAGTGCGAGAAGGGGATTTGGTCAAAAAAGGTGAAGTGCTCTTGTATCTTGATAAAGAAATACAAGAACTTGATGTGGCGCAAATCCGCTTGAAACTTAATTCCAACGCAGAATTAGAGTATGCGGAAAAACGAGTAGAACTGTTACGCCGTCAATATGAGTCGGCAGAAACGTTGTTTCAAGATGGCGCGGCGAGCCGTGAAGATTTTGAAACAAAGCAGCTCGATCATGCTGAGGCTGCATCGGAAGCCGCAAGGCTGAAGATGCTAAAAAAGTTGGAGAAGATCGAGCTGAAACTGGCAAAACAAAAGTTGCAACGCAGGATTTTGACAGCGCCTTTCTCTGGACATGTTGCATCTATAGTTAAAGAGCCGGGGGAATCTGTTCAAGCACAGGAACCGCTGGTCAGAATGGTGGATGCAGGGCGTGGGCGTTTTGTAGGGAGTGCTGAAGAATCAGTAGGCAAACAATATGCTGTAAACCAAAATGTGTGCCTCGAGTTAACGGACTCAGATTTCGACCCGATTCCAGCCAAAATAATATTTCTTTCCCCGACAATTGATACTGCTTCTGGCTTTATGGAAATAAAAGCCGAGTTTGATAATAAAGAAGCGATGTTTCGCCTTGGGGGATCGGCAAAGCTTTTTGCTATGCAAAATGGTCAATGTTTAAAAAGGCAATAG